A part of Thermus oshimai DSM 12092 genomic DNA contains:
- a CDS encoding OmpH family outer membrane protein — MKRFSLFALLAAGLTLLTPQLAQNKNVATRIGFVDANALVQAHPDYKKVQEVQAQAKKELSPLEERLKPLDQKVRAGQATAKERQDYEALAKSYQDTLKKWQERQDAVLKPILEEVDQAIAKVAKAQGFAVVMSRQVAAQSGLVVYADDDTDLTQAVIRELKR, encoded by the coding sequence ATGAAGCGGTTTTCCCTCTTTGCCCTCCTGGCCGCAGGGCTCACCCTCCTCACCCCCCAGCTGGCCCAGAACAAGAACGTGGCCACCCGCATCGGCTTCGTGGACGCCAACGCCCTGGTCCAGGCCCACCCGGACTACAAGAAGGTCCAGGAGGTCCAGGCCCAGGCCAAGAAGGAGCTCTCCCCCCTGGAGGAGAGGCTGAAGCCCCTGGACCAGAAGGTGCGCGCCGGGCAGGCCACGGCCAAGGAGCGGCAGGACTACGAGGCCCTGGCCAAGAGCTACCAGGACACCCTGAAGAAGTGGCAAGAAAGGCAGGACGCGGTCCTTAAGCCCATCCTGGAGGAGGTGGACCAGGCCATCGCCAAGGTGGCCAAGGCCCAGGGCTTCGCCGTGGTCATGAGCCGCCAGGTGGCCGCCCAGTCCGGCCTGGTGGTCTACGCCGACGACGACACCGACCTCACCCAGGCGGTGATCCGGGAGCTGAAGCGCTAA
- a CDS encoding DsbA family protein: MPRAIAFIVALLTLLALGWIFFGPKGQKGLDPAQGARFALGREDAPVTVVDFSNYLCPHCQNHALNVLPRLKAEYIDTGKVRYLFRDFPFPGQAQVIRASEAAACAADQGRYYEYHEVLFRAAASWGNLQGEALDRYLVDLSGQLGLDQGAFQACLASGEKRAGVLADQKAATDLGLTGTPTFFIAGEKKTGFLPYEEWKALLDKALEGK; the protein is encoded by the coding sequence ATGCCGCGCGCTATAGCGTTTATAGTGGCCCTTCTGACCCTCCTGGCCCTGGGTTGGATCTTCTTCGGTCCCAAGGGGCAGAAGGGCTTGGACCCCGCCCAGGGGGCCCGGTTCGCCCTGGGGCGGGAGGACGCGCCCGTAACCGTGGTGGACTTCTCCAACTACCTCTGCCCCCACTGCCAGAACCACGCCCTGAACGTCCTGCCCCGGCTCAAGGCGGAGTACATCGACACGGGCAAGGTCCGCTACCTCTTCCGCGACTTCCCCTTCCCCGGCCAGGCCCAGGTGATCCGCGCGAGCGAGGCCGCGGCCTGCGCCGCTGACCAGGGCCGGTACTACGAGTACCACGAGGTCCTCTTCCGCGCGGCCGCTTCCTGGGGGAACCTCCAGGGGGAGGCCTTGGACCGCTACCTGGTGGACCTTTCGGGCCAGCTGGGCCTAGACCAGGGGGCCTTCCAGGCCTGCCTGGCCTCGGGGGAGAAGCGGGCCGGGGTCCTGGCGGACCAGAAGGCGGCCACGGACCTGGGCCTCACCGGCACCCCCACCTTCTTCATCGCCGGGGAGAAAAAGACGGGCTTCCTCCCCTACGAGGAGTGGAAGGCCCTTCTGGACAAGGCCCTGGAAGGAAAGTAG
- a CDS encoding LptA/OstA family protein — MKKTLLFLGVLGLALAASNVRVIQVEGGRLSGDLRFGPWTFEGGVKGRVKDLAIEAPRATLTAPKGKTMQEAEGEREARFEGGVLVRRGRVEAKGPTLVYREKTGEGELLGPAEMRQAPRPGEDPVEVTASRMTFQVDTDTSTSENALLKSGNQEGRAGFVYYEEEKGLAVFTDPKEVVLTRKRRDGDLIIRAKEVRSLTGPKKLIATGGVRLVDGDLVTVGESLYYDDTTGEALVLGRPAVSENKKEGFKLSGATLLHNVNRHQVRVYGRPFQLPLAEFKKLGEK, encoded by the coding sequence ATGAAGAAAACCCTATTGTTCCTCGGCGTCTTGGGCTTGGCCCTCGCGGCCAGCAACGTGCGGGTGATCCAGGTGGAGGGGGGAAGGCTTTCCGGGGACCTGCGCTTCGGCCCCTGGACCTTTGAGGGCGGGGTGAAGGGCCGGGTGAAGGACTTGGCCATCGAGGCCCCCCGGGCCACCCTCACCGCCCCCAAGGGCAAGACCATGCAGGAGGCGGAAGGGGAACGGGAGGCCCGGTTTGAGGGGGGGGTCCTGGTCCGCCGGGGCCGGGTGGAGGCCAAAGGCCCCACGTTGGTCTACCGGGAGAAGACGGGGGAAGGGGAGCTTTTGGGCCCCGCGGAGATGCGCCAGGCCCCACGGCCCGGGGAGGACCCGGTGGAGGTCACGGCCAGCCGCATGACCTTCCAGGTGGACACGGACACCTCCACCAGCGAAAACGCCCTCCTCAAAAGCGGCAACCAGGAGGGGCGGGCGGGCTTCGTCTACTACGAGGAGGAAAAGGGCCTCGCGGTCTTCACCGACCCCAAGGAGGTGGTCCTCACCCGCAAGCGCCGGGACGGGGACCTCATCATCCGGGCCAAGGAGGTGCGGAGCCTTACCGGCCCCAAGAAGCTCATCGCCACCGGGGGGGTGCGCCTGGTGGACGGGGACCTGGTGACCGTGGGGGAGAGCCTCTACTACGACGACACCACCGGGGAGGCCCTCGTCCTGGGCCGGCCGGCGGTGAGCGAGAACAAGAAGGAGGGCTTTAAGCTCTCGGGGGCCACCCTCCTCCACAACGTGAACCGCCACCAGGTGCGGGTCTACGGCCGGCCCTTCCAGCTTCCCCTTGCCGAGTTCAAGAAGCTTGGGGAGAAGTAG
- a CDS encoding DNA translocase FtsK encodes MAKRGSTKAKKNRDLEALALAAGALGFFLTAPLWPVPTGAIGAFLEESLYRALGLSAYLLSPLLFALALLLYLEKPLKPFLRGAGFLLLFTLLFLPLLPPPWSGRLGEGVRAWLFAWAGGLGLLLPLLLASLLLDLFLGHPPFFLLGQGVRKGVEGVRALRHRLKALLLRQRLLALARLYPEHTALKALAQGLTPAELPQVEKALREFLEARVAELGKRLEEDQRPLLPELLTLLEGLKTPLPGQGPLRDALEERRAALFLEARALKARLESLAQPPRLTPTLKGLLVGLKLREARKGAWEEAAGLLEDLKGRFQALSEWLHFLEAHPEAEREGLQALLTGQAPPTLPAPKEPETTQEEALDLDLVFPEPEPAPKEPPPTPTRRPPVAQPAALALPSPDLLDPPEPKEKNRALEEEAQRTARAIAETLKTFGLQAEVVGHARGPSVTRFELLPAPGEKISRIQSLQNDLARALAVGAVRIEAPIPGKHTVGLEVPNPKRELVRFSEAVFSPAFQNAKALLPLILGKSIEGEIWVRDLAKMPHLLIAGSTGSGKSVAINTLIGSLLFKHLPTTLRLLLIDPKMVELTPYEGIPHLVRPVVTSPEEAAGVLQGAVAHMERRYRLMSGVGARNLEQYNAKVGPEEALPYLVIVVDELADLMMTAPKEVEGAILRLAQMSRATGMHLILATQRPSVDILTSLIKVNIPARLAFAVASGFDSRTILDAQGAEKLIGQGDALFHQPGLVKPVRLQVPYISEEEVARLAGFLRGQSFEDRFAEAYASDFEPPKGPEGAGPGEVDFSDPLLRKAAEIVVEEGYGSVSRLQRRLSIGHARAGKLMDALEAMGIVGPARGSKPREVLITKDQLKDFFG; translated from the coding sequence ATGGCCAAGCGGGGCTCCACCAAGGCCAAAAAGAACCGGGACCTCGAGGCCCTGGCCCTGGCCGCGGGGGCCCTGGGCTTTTTCCTCACCGCCCCCCTCTGGCCGGTCCCCACGGGGGCCATCGGGGCCTTCCTGGAGGAAAGCCTTTACCGCGCCTTGGGGCTTTCCGCCTACCTCCTTTCCCCCCTCCTCTTCGCCCTGGCCCTCCTCCTCTACCTGGAAAAACCCCTAAAGCCCTTCCTGCGCGGGGCGGGCTTCCTCCTCCTCTTTACCCTCCTCTTCCTCCCCCTCCTGCCCCCGCCCTGGTCGGGCCGCCTGGGGGAAGGGGTGCGGGCCTGGCTCTTCGCCTGGGCGGGGGGCTTGGGCCTCCTCCTTCCCCTGCTCCTGGCCAGCCTCCTCCTGGACCTCTTCCTGGGCCACCCCCCCTTCTTCCTCCTGGGCCAGGGGGTGCGGAAGGGGGTGGAGGGGGTGCGGGCCCTGCGCCACCGCCTCAAAGCCCTCCTCCTCAGGCAAAGGCTCCTCGCCCTGGCCCGGCTCTACCCCGAGCACACCGCCCTCAAGGCCTTGGCCCAGGGCCTAACCCCTGCGGAGCTCCCCCAGGTGGAAAAGGCCCTTAGGGAGTTCCTCGAGGCGCGGGTGGCGGAGCTTGGGAAGCGGCTTGAGGAGGACCAAAGGCCCCTATTGCCCGAGCTCCTTACCCTCCTGGAAGGCCTGAAAACCCCCCTCCCCGGCCAGGGGCCCCTGAGGGACGCCCTGGAGGAGCGGCGGGCGGCCCTTTTCCTCGAGGCCCGCGCCCTGAAGGCCCGGCTGGAAAGCCTGGCCCAGCCCCCCAGGCTCACCCCCACGCTGAAGGGGCTTCTAGTGGGCCTAAAACTCCGGGAGGCCCGAAAGGGGGCCTGGGAGGAGGCGGCGGGGCTTTTGGAGGACCTGAAGGGGCGCTTCCAGGCCCTCTCGGAGTGGCTCCACTTCCTGGAGGCCCACCCCGAGGCGGAGCGGGAGGGCCTTCAGGCCCTCCTCACCGGCCAGGCCCCCCCGACCCTTCCGGCCCCTAAGGAGCCCGAGACCACCCAGGAAGAGGCCCTGGACCTGGACCTGGTCTTCCCCGAACCCGAGCCCGCCCCCAAAGAGCCCCCGCCTACCCCCACAAGGAGGCCCCCCGTGGCGCAACCGGCCGCCCTCGCCCTCCCCTCCCCGGACCTCCTGGACCCCCCGGAGCCCAAGGAGAAAAACCGCGCCCTGGAGGAGGAGGCCCAGCGCACCGCCCGGGCCATCGCGGAGACCCTCAAGACCTTCGGCCTCCAGGCGGAGGTGGTGGGCCACGCCCGGGGGCCCTCCGTGACCCGCTTTGAACTCCTCCCCGCCCCTGGGGAGAAGATCAGCCGCATCCAGAGCCTCCAAAACGACCTGGCCCGGGCCCTGGCCGTGGGGGCGGTGCGGATCGAGGCCCCCATCCCCGGGAAGCACACCGTGGGCCTGGAGGTGCCAAACCCCAAGCGGGAGCTGGTGCGCTTCTCCGAGGCCGTCTTTTCCCCCGCCTTCCAAAACGCCAAGGCCCTTTTGCCCCTCATCCTGGGGAAGAGCATCGAGGGGGAGATCTGGGTGCGCGACCTCGCCAAGATGCCCCACCTCCTCATCGCGGGCTCCACGGGAAGCGGCAAGAGCGTGGCCATCAACACCCTCATCGGAAGCCTTCTCTTTAAGCACCTCCCCACCACCCTGCGCCTCCTCCTCATCGACCCCAAGATGGTGGAGCTCACCCCCTACGAGGGCATCCCCCACCTGGTGCGCCCCGTGGTCACGAGCCCCGAGGAGGCCGCGGGGGTCCTGCAGGGGGCGGTGGCCCACATGGAGCGGCGCTACCGCCTGATGAGCGGGGTGGGGGCCCGGAACCTGGAGCAGTACAACGCCAAGGTGGGCCCGGAGGAGGCCCTCCCCTACCTGGTCATCGTGGTGGACGAGCTGGCCGACCTCATGATGACCGCCCCCAAGGAGGTGGAGGGGGCCATCCTGCGCCTGGCCCAGATGAGCCGGGCCACGGGCATGCACCTCATCCTGGCCACGCAAAGGCCCAGCGTGGACATCCTCACCTCCCTCATCAAGGTGAACATCCCCGCCCGCCTGGCCTTCGCCGTGGCCAGCGGCTTTGACTCCCGCACCATCCTGGACGCCCAGGGGGCGGAGAAGCTCATCGGCCAGGGGGACGCGCTCTTCCACCAGCCGGGGCTGGTGAAGCCCGTGCGCCTCCAGGTGCCCTACATCTCGGAGGAGGAGGTGGCCCGGCTTGCGGGCTTCCTCCGGGGGCAGAGCTTTGAGGACCGCTTCGCCGAGGCCTACGCCTCGGACTTTGAGCCCCCCAAAGGGCCCGAAGGGGCGGGCCCGGGGGAGGTGGACTTCTCCGACCCCCTCCTGAGGAAGGCGGCGGAGATCGTGGTGGAGGAAGGGTACGGCTCCGTAAGCCGCCTCCAGCGCCGGCTTTCCATCGGCCACGCCCGCGCGGGGAAGCTCATGGATGCCCTGGAGGCCATGGGCATCGTGGGGCCCGCCCGAGGGTCCAAGCCCCGGGAGGTCCTCATCACCAAGGACCAGCTCAAGGACTTCTTCGGCTAG
- the pheA gene encoding prephenate dehydratase → MRIAFQGTEGAYSEEALLKTFPGATPLGFPTFHQVFAAVEGGEAELGVVPVENTTAGSINQTYDLLLESDLHVVGEIVHRVEHCLLAPKGTDLRSLKAVKSHPQALAQCDGFLARMGLTPIPVFDTAGAAKALAEAPEPGVGAIASRRAAELYGLEVLAENIEDYPHNYTRFFIIGRQEPPKGEGPHKTSIVFAVRHRPGGLLEALSVFAEAGVNLTKLESRPRRDKPFSYLFYLDLEGHVEDPGPAQALLALLRRAAFLKVLGSYPAYRNGT, encoded by the coding sequence ATGAGGATCGCCTTCCAGGGCACCGAGGGGGCCTACAGCGAGGAGGCCCTGCTCAAGACCTTCCCCGGGGCCACCCCTTTGGGCTTCCCCACCTTCCACCAGGTCTTCGCCGCGGTGGAGGGGGGGGAGGCGGAGCTCGGGGTGGTGCCGGTGGAGAACACCACCGCGGGGAGCATCAACCAGACCTATGACCTCCTCCTGGAAAGCGACCTCCACGTGGTGGGGGAGATCGTCCACCGGGTGGAGCACTGCCTCCTGGCCCCCAAGGGTACGGACCTGAGGAGCCTCAAGGCGGTGAAAAGCCACCCCCAGGCCCTGGCCCAGTGCGACGGCTTCCTGGCCCGCATGGGCCTCACCCCCATCCCCGTCTTTGACACCGCGGGGGCGGCCAAGGCCCTGGCCGAGGCCCCGGAGCCGGGGGTGGGGGCCATCGCCTCGAGGCGGGCGGCGGAGCTTTACGGCCTGGAGGTCCTGGCGGAGAACATCGAGGACTACCCCCACAACTACACCCGCTTCTTCATCATCGGCCGCCAGGAACCCCCCAAGGGCGAGGGCCCCCACAAGACCAGCATCGTCTTCGCGGTGCGCCACCGGCCCGGGGGGCTTTTGGAGGCCCTTTCCGTCTTCGCCGAGGCGGGGGTGAACCTCACCAAGCTGGAGTCCCGCCCCCGCCGGGACAAGCCCTTCAGCTACCTCTTCTACCTGGACCTGGAAGGGCACGTGGAGGACCCAGGCCCCGCCCAGGCCCTCCTCGCCCTCCTCCGCCGGGCGGCTTTCCTAAAGGTCTTGGGCTCCTACCCGGCCTACCGGAACGGCACCTAA
- a CDS encoding S-adenosylmethionine decarboxylase family protein, whose protein sequence is METVPGGRWVAEIYGCDLDVLENPKMVEAALLDAVLRLGAPKDSAKSVVYKFHPQGLSAAVVSPVAAVMIHTWPEDNASATLDLYFYRDGVDPEEVLKGLSRAFGAKEESAFRYWRGQDHAIRRRSFGSQGG, encoded by the coding sequence GTGGAAACGGTGCCGGGCGGGCGCTGGGTGGCGGAGATCTACGGCTGCGATCTGGACGTGCTGGAAAACCCCAAGATGGTGGAGGCGGCCCTCCTGGACGCGGTGCTGCGCCTGGGAGCCCCTAAGGACTCGGCCAAGAGCGTGGTGTACAAGTTCCACCCCCAGGGGCTCTCCGCGGCGGTGGTGAGCCCCGTGGCCGCGGTGATGATCCACACCTGGCCCGAGGACAACGCCTCCGCCACCTTGGACCTCTACTTCTACCGGGACGGGGTGGACCCGGAGGAGGTCCTAAAGGGGCTTTCCCGGGCCTTCGGGGCCAAGGAGGAGTCGGCCTTCCGCTACTGGCGCGGCCAGGACCACGCCATCCGGCGCCGGAGCTTCGGATCCCAAGGAGGTTAG
- a CDS encoding CBS and ACT domain-containing protein, which yields MFVREWMTPNPLTVDPDTPVLEAINLLKQKGFRRLPVVKDGKLIGLVTDKDLKDAMPSKATTLSVWEMNYLLSKLTVKEVMAKPVVTVGADEPLEKAALVMEEKKIGGLPVMEGEKLVGIITVTDVLRAFIEVLGLKMGGLRITVDIPDVPGALAQMAQAVPPANIVSIATAKHLPGYQRLVLRVVGEGVEGVPDRLRAAGEKVVDVRPG from the coding sequence ATGTTCGTGCGGGAATGGATGACCCCGAACCCCCTCACCGTGGACCCCGATACCCCCGTATTGGAAGCCATCAACCTGTTGAAGCAGAAGGGGTTCCGCCGCCTCCCCGTGGTGAAGGACGGGAAGCTCATCGGCCTGGTGACGGACAAGGACCTCAAGGACGCCATGCCCTCCAAGGCCACCACCCTCTCCGTGTGGGAGATGAACTACCTCCTCTCCAAGCTCACGGTGAAGGAGGTCATGGCCAAGCCCGTGGTCACCGTGGGGGCAGACGAGCCCCTGGAAAAGGCGGCCCTCGTTATGGAGGAAAAGAAGATCGGGGGCCTACCGGTGATGGAGGGGGAGAAGCTGGTGGGCATCATCACCGTGACGGACGTCCTCCGGGCCTTCATCGAGGTCCTGGGCCTTAAGATGGGGGGCCTCCGCATCACCGTGGACATCCCCGACGTGCCCGGGGCCCTGGCCCAGATGGCCCAGGCTGTCCCCCCGGCCAACATCGTCTCCATCGCCACCGCCAAGCACCTCCCGGGCTACCAGCGCCTGGTCCTGAGGGTGGTGGGGGAGGGCGTGGAAGGGGTGCCCGACCGGCTTAGGGCTGCGGGGGAGAAGGTGGTGGACGTCCGCCCCGGTTAG
- a CDS encoding cation:proton antiporter family protein has protein sequence MEALWVGTAFLLGLLVNRLGLPALVGYLLAGFLLHALGVRSTPFLHQAAEVGVLLLLFSVGLKLRLKDLLDPKVLGVGGVEILAFGLLAFLLIPGLPLALALALAFSSTVLVAKVLEDKKELSTYHGRLAIGVLVLQDLVAVGLLAFGGEKAPSPWALLVLLFPLLRQGVAWLLERSGHEELLVLFGLTLALAGGEGFRALGLSPELGALLMGALLSGHERGTELSKALWSLKEAFLVGFFLEIGLREGLKGVEGGFLLALLALNLLKSPLFFALFLLFGLRARTAFVAGTYLGSHSEFALIVALPLAGGLAPGLLSTLALGVALSMAFTAFLARYAHPLYKRLEPRLLRLERRGHHPDQEPTRLDGATFLVVGMGRTGGAVYRVLEERGEVPVGLDADPEKVERHRAKGRRVLYGDAEDPELWERLDLKGLKGVVLALPDLEAKLLAARWLKERGFSGLLAATSFHLEEDPALEGAGVDLIFHPFREAGEKLAERVLEAAAIMDRVSYGRSQQMGSD, from the coding sequence ATGGAAGCCCTGTGGGTGGGGACGGCTTTCCTTTTGGGCCTTCTGGTGAACCGCCTGGGCCTGCCCGCCCTGGTGGGCTACCTCCTGGCGGGCTTCCTCCTCCACGCCCTGGGGGTGCGGAGCACCCCCTTTTTGCACCAGGCGGCGGAGGTGGGGGTTTTGCTCCTCCTCTTCAGCGTGGGGCTTAAGCTCCGGCTCAAGGACCTCCTGGACCCCAAGGTCCTGGGGGTAGGGGGGGTGGAGATCCTCGCCTTCGGCCTTCTGGCCTTCCTCCTCATCCCGGGGCTTCCCTTGGCCCTGGCCCTCGCACTGGCCTTTTCCAGCACCGTGCTGGTGGCCAAGGTCCTGGAGGACAAGAAGGAGCTTTCCACCTACCACGGGCGCCTGGCCATCGGCGTTTTGGTCCTCCAGGACCTGGTGGCCGTGGGGCTTTTGGCCTTTGGAGGGGAGAAGGCCCCAAGCCCCTGGGCCCTTCTCGTTCTCCTCTTTCCCCTCCTCCGGCAGGGGGTGGCCTGGCTCCTGGAGCGGAGCGGGCACGAGGAGCTTTTGGTCCTCTTCGGCCTCACCCTGGCCCTGGCGGGGGGGGAGGGGTTCAGGGCCCTGGGGCTTTCCCCGGAGCTCGGGGCCCTCCTGATGGGGGCCCTCCTCTCCGGGCACGAACGGGGCACGGAGCTCTCCAAGGCCCTTTGGAGCCTGAAGGAAGCCTTCCTGGTGGGGTTTTTCCTGGAAATCGGCCTCCGGGAAGGGCTAAAGGGGGTGGAAGGGGGCTTTCTCCTGGCCCTTTTGGCCCTGAACCTTCTGAAATCCCCCCTCTTCTTCGCCCTCTTCCTCCTCTTTGGCCTTCGGGCCCGCACGGCCTTCGTGGCGGGCACCTACCTGGGCAGCCACTCCGAGTTCGCCCTCATCGTGGCCCTGCCCCTGGCGGGGGGCCTGGCCCCGGGCCTTCTCTCCACCCTGGCCCTGGGGGTGGCCCTGAGCATGGCCTTCACCGCCTTCCTCGCCCGGTACGCCCACCCCCTCTACAAGCGGCTGGAACCCCGGCTCCTCCGCCTGGAGCGGAGGGGCCACCACCCGGACCAGGAGCCCACCCGGCTGGACGGGGCCACCTTCTTGGTGGTGGGCATGGGGCGCACCGGGGGGGCGGTCTACCGGGTGCTAGAGGAGCGAGGGGAGGTTCCCGTAGGCCTGGACGCGGACCCCGAGAAGGTGGAGCGGCACCGGGCCAAGGGGCGGCGGGTCCTCTACGGGGACGCGGAGGACCCGGAGCTTTGGGAAAGGCTGGACCTAAAGGGGCTTAAGGGGGTGGTCCTGGCCCTGCCCGACCTCGAGGCCAAGCTCCTCGCCGCCCGCTGGCTGAAGGAGCGGGGCTTTTCTGGGCTCCTCGCCGCCACCAGCTTCCACCTGGAGGAGGACCCGGCCCTGGAAGGGGCGGGGGTGGACCTCATCTTCCACCCCTTCCGGGAGGCAGGGGAAAAGCTGGCGGAAAGGGTTCTGGAGGCGGCGGCTATAATGGATAGGGTGAGCTATGGCCGGTCACAGCAAATGGGCTCAGATTAA
- a CDS encoding lipid II:glycine glycyltransferase FemX has protein sequence MLEVREFTEAQAWNEFVAAFPIASALQSWGWGEVKRLSGWVPLRLGVYEGGRPLGAAQVLLKALPGGLRLAYAPRGPALLRLEDLPRVARALAGRVRGTYLHLEPEAGLPAELPPPAFPGLHPIEPIQPAYSLWLDLTQGEEALLKGMKEMHRRNARLALKRVALSVEGEEGFPEFFRLFEETNRRAKLLQHSEAYYRAVLKEMNQPLGEAFLALARKEGEALAAGLFVAFAGKVDYLYGGSSRKHPEAKAPMGMHLAAIRHALARGYGVYDLWGVPRTPEGSHAEGIHRFKEGFGGRRVQFPAYAYPLSPLFRPLTLLLRLRKTWTNLRVRGNPRDVLG, from the coding sequence GTGCTCGAGGTCCGAGAGTTCACCGAAGCCCAGGCCTGGAACGAGTTCGTGGCCGCCTTCCCCATCGCCAGCGCCCTCCAGTCCTGGGGCTGGGGGGAGGTCAAGCGGCTTTCCGGGTGGGTGCCCCTAAGGCTTGGGGTGTACGAGGGGGGGCGCCCCTTGGGGGCGGCCCAGGTCCTCCTTAAGGCCCTCCCCGGGGGGCTCAGGCTGGCCTACGCCCCCAGGGGGCCGGCCCTCCTACGCCTAGAGGACCTCCCCCGGGTGGCCCGGGCCCTGGCCGGGCGGGTGAGGGGGACCTACCTTCACCTGGAGCCCGAGGCCGGCCTCCCCGCGGAGCTCCCCCCGCCCGCCTTCCCCGGCCTCCACCCCATAGAGCCCATCCAGCCCGCCTACTCCCTCTGGCTGGACCTCACCCAGGGGGAGGAGGCCCTCCTAAAGGGCATGAAGGAGATGCACCGAAGGAACGCCCGCCTAGCCCTAAAGCGGGTGGCCCTTTCCGTGGAGGGGGAGGAGGGCTTTCCCGAGTTCTTCCGCCTCTTTGAGGAGACAAACCGGCGCGCCAAGCTCCTCCAGCACAGCGAGGCCTACTACCGCGCGGTCCTCAAGGAGATGAACCAGCCCTTGGGGGAGGCCTTCCTCGCCCTGGCGCGGAAGGAGGGGGAGGCCTTGGCCGCGGGGCTTTTCGTGGCCTTCGCGGGAAAGGTGGACTACCTCTATGGGGGAAGCAGCCGCAAGCACCCCGAGGCCAAGGCCCCCATGGGGATGCACCTGGCCGCCATCCGCCACGCCCTGGCCCGGGGGTATGGGGTGTACGACCTCTGGGGGGTGCCCCGCACCCCGGAGGGGAGCCACGCGGAGGGGATCCACCGCTTCAAGGAGGGGTTTGGGGGAAGGCGGGTCCAGTTCCCCGCCTACGCCTACCCCCTTTCCCCCCTCTTCCGCCCCCTAACCCTCCTCCTCCGCCTGCGCAAGACCTGGACCAACCTCCGGGTGCGGGGGAATCCCCGGGACGTTTTGGGCTAG
- a CDS encoding response regulator, with amino-acid sequence MARLLVVDDDPSIRYLLEVVLSADGHQVVLADSARAALEILKRETPDLILLDVMMPEMDGLTLLGRIRAVRRLSKVPVIMLTGGGAELSGPSRALGADLFLEKPVSGKRLREAVGALLAREGYLLPGGERVESLEAVRAHLRPLLPEEGRFKALWLKTPSRRALLANLVAKGWTESLLRRLLPGPYDLYDLLGHLAYGWPLIPLEERAKRAEEPRFAPLLSRYRQLGRLPLEGDGEVEALAALLYA; translated from the coding sequence GTGGCGCGGCTTCTGGTGGTGGACGACGACCCCAGCATCCGCTACCTCCTGGAGGTGGTCCTCTCCGCGGACGGCCACCAGGTGGTCCTGGCGGACTCCGCCCGTGCGGCCCTGGAGATCCTGAAAAGGGAAACCCCGGACCTCATCCTCCTGGATGTCATGATGCCGGAGATGGACGGGCTTACCCTCCTCGGGCGCATCCGGGCGGTGCGCAGGCTTTCCAAGGTGCCCGTGATCATGCTCACCGGGGGCGGGGCGGAGCTTTCTGGGCCCAGCCGGGCCCTGGGGGCGGACCTTTTCCTGGAAAAGCCCGTGAGCGGGAAGCGGCTCAGGGAGGCGGTGGGGGCCCTCCTCGCGCGCGAGGGCTACCTCCTGCCCGGGGGGGAGCGGGTGGAAAGCCTCGAGGCGGTGCGGGCCCACCTCCGGCCCCTCCTCCCCGAGGAGGGGCGTTTCAAGGCCCTTTGGCTCAAGACCCCAAGCCGCCGCGCCCTCCTCGCCAACCTGGTGGCCAAGGGCTGGACGGAAAGCCTCCTAAGGCGCCTCCTGCCTGGCCCCTACGACCTCTATGACCTCCTGGGCCACCTGGCCTACGGCTGGCCCCTCATCCCCTTGGAGGAGCGGGCCAAGCGGGCGGAGGAGCCCAGGTTCGCCCCTCTCCTTTCCCGGTACCGCCAACTGGGCCGCCTTCCCTTGGAGGGGGACGGCGAGGTGGAAGCCCTGGCCGCCCTCCTGTACGCTTGA
- the speE gene encoding polyamine aminopropyltransferase produces MDYGMYFFEHITPYETMVRRMERVIASGRTAYQDYFLFETQGFGKVLVLDKDVQSTERDEYIYHETLVHPAMLAHPEPKSVLIVGGGEGATLREVLKHPTVERAVMVDIDGELVELAKRHMPEWHQGAFEDPRTVLVIGDARAYLETTEEKYDVILIDLTDPVGEDNPARLLYTVEFYRLVKAHLNPGGVMGMQAGMIMLTHHRVHPVVHRTVREVFRYVRSYKNHIPGFFLNFGFLLASDAFDPAAFSEGILEARILERNLALRHLSAPYLEALFVLPKDLEEAIEGETLVSTDQNPFYLTPEGEARQAPYRG; encoded by the coding sequence ATGGACTACGGCATGTACTTCTTTGAGCACATCACCCCTTACGAGACCATGGTGCGGCGGATGGAGCGGGTCATCGCCTCCGGCCGCACGGCGTACCAGGACTATTTCCTTTTTGAAACCCAGGGCTTCGGCAAGGTGCTCGTCCTGGACAAGGACGTCCAGAGCACTGAGCGGGACGAGTACATCTACCACGAAACCCTGGTCCACCCCGCCATGCTGGCCCACCCCGAGCCCAAGAGCGTCCTCATCGTGGGCGGGGGCGAGGGGGCCACCTTGAGGGAGGTCTTAAAGCACCCCACGGTGGAGCGGGCGGTGATGGTGGACATCGACGGGGAGCTGGTGGAGCTGGCCAAGCGCCACATGCCCGAGTGGCACCAGGGGGCCTTTGAGGACCCCCGGACGGTCCTGGTCATCGGGGACGCCCGGGCCTACCTGGAGACCACCGAGGAAAAGTACGACGTCATCCTCATTGACCTCACCGACCCCGTGGGGGAGGACAACCCCGCCCGGCTCCTCTACACCGTGGAGTTCTACCGCCTGGTGAAGGCCCACCTGAACCCCGGGGGGGTCATGGGCATGCAGGCGGGGATGATCATGCTCACCCACCACCGGGTGCACCCCGTGGTGCACCGCACGGTGCGGGAGGTTTTCCGCTACGTGCGGAGCTACAAGAACCACATCCCGGGCTTCTTCTTGAACTTCGGCTTCCTCCTGGCCTCGGACGCCTTTGACCCCGCGGCCTTCTCCGAGGGCATCCTGGAAGCCCGCATCCTGGAGCGGAACCTCGCCCTGCGCCACCTCAGCGCCCCTTACCTCGAGGCCCTCTTCGTCCTGCCCAAGGACCTCGAGGAGGCCATCGAGGGGGAGACCCTGGTCTCCACCGACCAAAACCCCTTCTACCTCACCCCCGAGGGGGAGGCCCGCCAGGCCCCCTACCGGGGTTAA